The proteins below come from a single Takifugu flavidus isolate HTHZ2018 chromosome 6, ASM371156v2, whole genome shotgun sequence genomic window:
- the misp3 gene encoding uncharacterized protein misp3 → MSCTSPQLDKKAPRAEPEEDIDVLRPGAEDALLESQTFSTADAPELTEDSARNTHGAESLVEEKMADLKQVVQILEAFKHQEDSDEFIDPIADVSTPPPSFAAMEMGGGSCLQDEVAEWSSDQETVKDPKEKLSSDSQDVLEQPEIPPLLGKELIATLGEVAGNKVTKGKNSSQLSDSETVTTIPAAEVSQHSPSTENCTDDMCSPKFADSSEETEQDTKGVPPPVVSSDRQQNELFSQSQCEPAHRGSNQEATQQVCSQSTPPLSTVAMELSNQGGAGSQGSGCVLALTERHKRAVERREGKSEQTGGEEGQEDGALDREKVGRQQDSEGLFESAERENQFVSSRDIRMESDSSDDSQSDSGVSTDLSPCNTLEGNASISAGTLATPPKETPIEREIRRSIEREHSLRRSRGLSSPPTAPEYVEIPLRKSVLSPPIISRSEKYQGKDRQYAGKKMQLEIHEEVQREQDLVKLGKIPGVYDKGTTQELKDRKEIFEAFQKPKDSSLAVTKVKASVSSDILNTTISSNAAGSISVYRSEPASPIPQDQSSPDTDQDVMQEKKYASPPQILYQHKPDPELITEVDFPDASSRGGGHHGIKRREQEQGAAGVESSPRENPFFKLRSSNTVLRVEQDIREAQDREQELYRQRISLYGSKEGPKEGVGGGPEDGKEDGEEKKSFTLSPLKPPTEAHQSVGKLGRWPPDLPEDVAKYQEGFSPRTPRQKTPLVQRWESGLINGHEDGDDCDD, encoded by the exons ATGAGTTGCACCTCCCCTCAGCTGGATAAAAAGGCTCCCCGGGCAGAACCTGAAGAGGACATAGATGTCCTGAGGCCCGGGGCTGAAGATGCTCTGCTGGAGAGCCAAACATTCTCAACAGCTGATGCACCTGAGCTGACAGAGGATTCGGCAAGAAATACTCATGGGGCCGAATCCCTGGTGGAAGAGAAGATGGCAGACTTAAAACAGGTTGTCCAGATTTTAGAAGCATTTAAGCATCAGGAGGATTCTGATGAGTTTATCGATCCAATAGCGGATGTGTCCACACCTCCACCGTCCTTCGCTGCTATGGAAATGGGTGGAGGTTCCTGTCTACAAGATGAGGTAGCTGAGTGGAGCAGTGATCAGGAGACCGTCAAAGACCCCAAAGAAAAGCTCAGCTCCGATTCTCAGGATGTTCTAGAGCAACCAGAGATACCTCCTCTGCTTGGGAAAGAGCTAATAGCAACACTGGGGGAAGTGGCAGGAAATAAAGTGACAAAAGGGAAGAATTCCTCACAGCTGAGCGACAGCGAAACTGTGACAACAATACCAGCCGCAGAGGTATCTCAACACTCTCCCTCTACAGAAAACTGCACGGATGACATGTGCTCCCCCAAGTTTGCTGACAGTAGCGAGGAAACAGAGCAAGATACAAAAGGTGTCCCCCCGCCTGTGGTTtcctcagacaggcagcagaatgAGCTGTTCAGCCAGAGCCAATGTGAGCCGGCGCACAGAGGATCCAACCAGGAAGCCACACAACAGGTGTGCAGCCAGAGCACTCCACCTTTGTCGACTGTTGCCATGGAACTGTCCAATCAGGGCGGGGCAGGCTCTCAAGGCTCAGGCTGTGTTCTGGCTCTGACAGAAAGGCACAAGAGGGCGGTGGAAAGAAGAGAGGGCAAAAGCGAGCAAACGGGTGGAGAGGAAGGGCAGGAAGACGGCGCACTCGATAGAGAAAAGGTCGGCAGACAGCAAGATAGTGAAGGACTGTTCGAATCCGCGGAAAGAGAAAATCAGTTTGTGTCTTCCAGAGATATCAGAATGGAGAGCGACTCGAGTGATGACAGCCAAAGTGACAGCGGTGTCTCCACGGACCTGTCCCCGTGCAACACTTTGGAGGGCAACGCCAGCATCTCCGCAGGAACTCTGGCAACACCGCCCAAAGAAACTCCTATCGAGAGGGAGATCCGAAGATCTATAGAGCGCGAGCACAGCTTGAGGAGATCCAGAGGACTTTCCAGTCCGCCCACAGCACCAGAGTATGTGGAGATCCCTCTGAGGAAGTCGGTCCTCAGCCCGCCGATAATCTCCAGGTCTGAGAAGTATCAAGGCAAAGACAGACAGTACGCGGGCAAAAAGATGCAACTGGAAATCCACGAGGAGGTACAGAGGGAGCAGGATCTGGTCAAGCTCGGCAAAATTCCAGGAGTTTATGACAAAGGTACGACACAAGAGCTGAAGGACAGAAAAGAGATTTTTGAGGCTTTTCAGAAACCCAAGGACTCATCGTTGGCCGTGACAAAGGTCAAAGCCTCAGTGAGCAGTGACATTTTAAATACAACGATTTCCTCCAATGCAGCAGGTTCAATTTCAGTATATAGAAGCGAGCCCGCCTCTCCCATTCCTCAGGATCAAAGCTCTCCTGATACCGACCAGGATGTCATGCAAGAGAAGAAATACGCTTCGCCGCCACAGATCCTCTACCAACACAAACCGGACCCAGAGTTAATCACAGAAGTTGATTTTCCTGATGCATCATCCAGAGGGGGAGGACATCATGGGATTAAAAGGAGGGAGCAGGaacagggggcagcaggggtggaGTCCTCACCCAGGGAGAACCCCTTTTTCAAGCTGCGCTCCTCAAACACAGTGTTAAGAGTGGAGCAGGACATCCGTGAGGCTCAAGACCGGGAGCAGGAGCTTTACAGGCAGCGGATCAGCCTGTACGGGAGCAAGGAGGGTCCAAAAGAAGGAGTAGGAGGAGGCCCAGAAGATGGaaaagaagatggagaagaaaagaagagttTCACTTTATCTCCACTGAAACCACCCACTGAAG CGCACCAGTCAGTTGGCAAGTTGGGCAGGTGGCCGCCGGACCTACCTGAAGACGTGGCCAAATATCAAGAG GGCTTCAGCCCCCGGACGCCCAGGCAAAAGACCCCTCTGGTGCAACGCTGGGAATCCGGACTGATCAATGGACACGAGGACGGCGACGACTGCGACGACTGA
- the LOC130527699 gene encoding uncharacterized protein LOC130527699 isoform X1: protein MQLVGTEHWLWISTLLLTSVRLRGGLSASTSSPELPAPELSIYSRSEDVVVLACRAPQGQQGVLFMLYRYDAKVDSQELQSGAEKVYFSVRLLQGDSAQFELFCCLYKSKDGRYSAFSPYLQPERQKDPTQFTPVLPAPVLSVQPSSGVVAHGDVLSFRCSMPSPPPQSQQQSRNYNKPMTFFLLRTEERTGLTSAVPQPPAGQVSSPHLQPGVFSVGPVEGQEGGEYSCLYQVTKKQGSVNSTVSNKIWIVVKDPLPTPTLVLQRQKEVWRLLCAGSPSYPGAVFSLYLGNDQLPVATHSAEHFHHQVSFSIPVQDMSEGLYWCQYRVLLGKTWSHSGRSVPLVITRGFPPRSPSDGSAVDWPLVLGSFSAVMLFLCSVLVVATVVHRKAKAAAKEKKQRQDAKFWSRLHGRDNVVDLPVRRESFTSQEWATEAAPRSPLWNSLTTFTTPIQPVH, encoded by the exons ATGCAGCTTGTGGGGACGGAACATTGGCTGTGGATCTCTACCCTCCTGCTGACCTCTGTGCGCCTGCGGG GAGGACTATCGGCTTCCACTTCCTCTCCTGAGCTTCCAGCACCTGAACTCAGCATCTACTCGAGGTCAGAGGACGTGGTGGTGCTGGCCTGCAGGGCCCCACAGGGACAGCAGGGGGTCCTCTTCATGTTGTACCGATATGATGCGAAG GTGGACTCCCAGGAGCTGCAGTCCGGGGCTGAAAAGGTCTACTTCTCTGTGAGGCTTTTGCAAGGGGATTCAGCCCAGTTTGAACTCTTCTGCTGTCTGTACAAGAGCAAAGACGGTCGCTACAGCGCCTTTAGTCCATATTTGCAGCCAGAGCGGCAAAAAG ACCCCACCCAGTTCACCCCCGTTCTCCCCGCCCCGGTCCTGTCGGTGCAGCCCTCCTCTGGTGTAGTAGCACATGGAGATGTGCTCTCCTTCCGCTGCTCCAtgccctccccccctccacagtCCCAACAGCAGTCTCGGAATTACAACAAACCCATGACCTTCTTTCTGCTGCGGACTGAGGAGAGAACCGGACTGACATCCGCTGTCCCCCAACCTCCGGCCGGTCAGGtgtcctctcctcatctccagcCGGGGGTCTTCAGCGTGGGGCCAgtggaggggcaggaggggggcgaGTACTCCTGCCTCTACCAGGTCACTAAAAAGCAGGGTTCGGTTAATTCAACCGTCAGTAACAAGATTTGGATCGTCGTTAAAG ACCCGTTGCCCACGCCGACGCTCGTCCTCCAGCGGCAGAAAGAGGTGTGGCGTTTGCTGTGTGCTGGCTCTCCCTCGTACCCCGGTGCAGTGTTCTCTCTGTACCTGGGCAACGACCAGCTCCCCGTTGCCACGCACAGCGCTGAGCATTTCCACCATCAGGTCTCCTTCTCTATTCCAGTGCAGGACATGTCTGAAGGCTTATACTGGTGCCAGTACAGAGTGCTACTGGGAAAGACCTGGAGCCACTCTGGCCGCAGTGTTCCGTTGGTTATAACCAGAG GATTTCCCCCCCGGTCGCCCTCAG aTGGGTCTGCCGTGGACTGGCCCCTTGTCCTGGGCTCTTTCTCTGCCGTCATGTTGTTCCTCTGCTCAGTGCTAGTTGTGGCTACGGTTGTGCACAGAAAAG CTAAAGCAGCGGCAAAGGAAAAGAAGCAAAG aCAAGATGCAAAGTTTTGGTCTCGTCTTCATGGCCGGGACAACGTTGTTG ACCTTCCAGTCAGGCGAGAAAGTTTCACATCTCAG GAATGGGCCACAGAAGCAGCACCCAGATCTCCTTTATGGAACTCTCTAACCACGTTCACGACCCCAATCCAGCCTGTCCATTGA
- the LOC130527699 gene encoding uncharacterized protein LOC130527699 isoform X2, producing MQLVGTEHWLWISTLLLTSVRLRGGLSASTSSPELPAPELSIYSRSEDVVVLACRAPQGQQGVLFMLYRYDAKVDSQELQSGAEKVYFSVRLLQGDSAQFELFCCLYKSKDGRYSAFSPYLQPERQKDPTQFTPVLPAPVLSVQPSSGVVAHGDVLSFRCSMPSPPPQSQQQSRNYNKPMTFFLLRTEERTGLTSAVPQPPAGQVSSPHLQPGVFSVGPVEGQEGGEYSCLYQVTKKQGSVNSTVSNKIWIVVKDPLPTPTLVLQRQKEVWRLLCAGSPSYPGAVFSLYLGNDQLPVATHSAEHFHHQVSFSIPVQDMSEGLYWCQYRVLLGKTWSHSGRSVPLVITRDGSAVDWPLVLGSFSAVMLFLCSVLVVATVVHRKAKAAAKEKKQRQDAKFWSRLHGRDNVVDLPVRRESFTSQEWATEAAPRSPLWNSLTTFTTPIQPVH from the exons ATGCAGCTTGTGGGGACGGAACATTGGCTGTGGATCTCTACCCTCCTGCTGACCTCTGTGCGCCTGCGGG GAGGACTATCGGCTTCCACTTCCTCTCCTGAGCTTCCAGCACCTGAACTCAGCATCTACTCGAGGTCAGAGGACGTGGTGGTGCTGGCCTGCAGGGCCCCACAGGGACAGCAGGGGGTCCTCTTCATGTTGTACCGATATGATGCGAAG GTGGACTCCCAGGAGCTGCAGTCCGGGGCTGAAAAGGTCTACTTCTCTGTGAGGCTTTTGCAAGGGGATTCAGCCCAGTTTGAACTCTTCTGCTGTCTGTACAAGAGCAAAGACGGTCGCTACAGCGCCTTTAGTCCATATTTGCAGCCAGAGCGGCAAAAAG ACCCCACCCAGTTCACCCCCGTTCTCCCCGCCCCGGTCCTGTCGGTGCAGCCCTCCTCTGGTGTAGTAGCACATGGAGATGTGCTCTCCTTCCGCTGCTCCAtgccctccccccctccacagtCCCAACAGCAGTCTCGGAATTACAACAAACCCATGACCTTCTTTCTGCTGCGGACTGAGGAGAGAACCGGACTGACATCCGCTGTCCCCCAACCTCCGGCCGGTCAGGtgtcctctcctcatctccagcCGGGGGTCTTCAGCGTGGGGCCAgtggaggggcaggaggggggcgaGTACTCCTGCCTCTACCAGGTCACTAAAAAGCAGGGTTCGGTTAATTCAACCGTCAGTAACAAGATTTGGATCGTCGTTAAAG ACCCGTTGCCCACGCCGACGCTCGTCCTCCAGCGGCAGAAAGAGGTGTGGCGTTTGCTGTGTGCTGGCTCTCCCTCGTACCCCGGTGCAGTGTTCTCTCTGTACCTGGGCAACGACCAGCTCCCCGTTGCCACGCACAGCGCTGAGCATTTCCACCATCAGGTCTCCTTCTCTATTCCAGTGCAGGACATGTCTGAAGGCTTATACTGGTGCCAGTACAGAGTGCTACTGGGAAAGACCTGGAGCCACTCTGGCCGCAGTGTTCCGTTGGTTATAACCAGAG aTGGGTCTGCCGTGGACTGGCCCCTTGTCCTGGGCTCTTTCTCTGCCGTCATGTTGTTCCTCTGCTCAGTGCTAGTTGTGGCTACGGTTGTGCACAGAAAAG CTAAAGCAGCGGCAAAGGAAAAGAAGCAAAG aCAAGATGCAAAGTTTTGGTCTCGTCTTCATGGCCGGGACAACGTTGTTG ACCTTCCAGTCAGGCGAGAAAGTTTCACATCTCAG GAATGGGCCACAGAAGCAGCACCCAGATCTCCTTTATGGAACTCTCTAACCACGTTCACGACCCCAATCCAGCCTGTCCATTGA
- the LOC130527698 gene encoding uncharacterized protein LOC130527698 has protein sequence MKRHISVLADGDIPTAKKFSGLFHCPYCKYKGAKYIIDYHIKGHSSVKHREFTVIKCGLSCRSVSHFHCCYCAATIVNRSQFVKHLAFHQEQEHAVADVEHPEGPVKHPVAPMKHPEAPMEHPEAPMEHPEAPMEHPEAPMEHTEAPMELPEVPVVHPEAPPEHPQTPIEHAQVLGKYSEIPQTSPACHTIQLNPSKFLITCPHCRVKLYKKNFKTHCKRKHTFHFETVSKDRFLNCECVDATNGVFAVEESFCGSGTPIHVVKNSRGATQKVMCEVEQCRLNSDLALRSGMLLYECHHIGSLFYCPCPHNQIVTLTEGTLETMVENKWFGEESKASLLRCQQKADEVGVPLSVQLTVGGPPSHIHISVYEPIITYYSRLGRVIVSYDTQENSWHCPCCVERQPCKHKGVAKWHLFATKRELFQKARCPETTNPPRNATAGNPSECKEDAYPPDDKTIGRMLNYLLTNKTLPAELPQALIELSRGGKTQESFPKHLIPKETNCAECEYRLSDQQLITSEGKILTSTGVVEGISTYRRSCLNCGLMYRYQEWEDGFHNFDDHILLSLHLCLIFRNALQTGVEISKIIQIIEATEGVSFPPEERVLQAYLHFEALSNHDYTYSCVSCGYSPAVVVMDVHKNGVFDVPVCDLQSAPEDYDGRVDIVTFWGAVATEMISHGFIASGRKNPFVVPLSYHHWSPWIGSHTRRSNLVLNTEFEKNKLPGGSEEDEPVDEERLTDALGNLKVEEVRTLCEQCGVDNHGSKMELVVRLWKKMSNRAIYNKLLEKVWGASGNWAVITCPCGIVYSLKFNLRTESPRDFVDLLLSWKHFPNVTVCDYAGALALHANRRQPGIFGLFQGRLLDPTPQNIKQVSDGSVHVNLPWLKSPKMPSDTDGHPLTGCSQHLSLNGTSGAQMDLLRQLELVPELVGSVSSRRVEQLFLWVREKNNSLKTMTPSTHLFLQRNLLHHHNMEKNKSAVERYSEIVPADVEMQWDDHGRLVLGHSLFPGKPSRRNGKVHQAPAKKSLKGLQSQILDETESPAEHVAVAGNTKLTRSGVLSQLHHSACARPRTPDPLYTLLLSSPLDPGGRLA, from the exons ATGAAG AGACACATCAGCGTGCTCGCTGACGGTGACATTCCAACAGCCAAGAAATTCAGTGGACTTTTCCACTGTCCGTACTGTAAGTACAAGGGTGCAAAATATATAATCGACTACCATATCAAAGGACACTCTTCAGTCAAACACAGAG AATTCACAGTGATCAAGTGTGGCTTAAGTTGCCGTAGCGTATCACATTTTCATTGCTGCTATTGTGCAGCAACAATAGTCAACAGATCGCAGTTTGTCAAGCATTTAGCCTTCCATCAGGAGCAGGAGCACGCTGTAGCTGATGTGGAGCACCCAGAGGGCCCCGTGAAGCATCCCGTGGCTCCTATGAAGCATCCTGAAGCTCCTATGGAGCATCCTGAAGCTCCTATGGAGCATCCTGAAGCTCCTATGGAGCATCCTGAAGCTCCTATGGAGCATACTGAAGCTCCTATGGAGCTACCTGAGGTCCCTGTGGTGCATCCCGAGGCTCCACCAGAGCACCCACAGACCCCCATAGAGCATGCACAGGTCCTGGGAAAGTACTCAGAGATCCCTCAAACATCACCAGCATGCCACACTATACAGTTAAATCCGAGTAAATTCTTAATCACTTGTCCTCACTGCCGAGTGAAACTATACAAAAAGAACTTCAAGACACACTGcaagaggaaacacacatttcactTTGAGACAGTGTCCAAAGACAGATTTTTGAACTGCGAGTGTGTGGATGCCACAAATGGTGTGTTTGCAGTCGAGGAATCGTTCTGTGGTTCAGGAACACCCATTCATGTAGTAAagaacagcaggggggcgaCGCAGAAGGTAATGTGTGAAGTGGAGCAGTGTCGTCTCAACAGTGACCTGGCTCTAAGGAGTGGGATGCTGCTTTATGAGTGCCACCATATTGGCTCTTTATTCTACTGCCCATGTCCTCACAATCAAATTGTCACACTGACAGAAGGGACATTAGAAACAATGGTGGAGAATAAATGGTTTGGTGAGGAGTCCAAGGCCAGTCTGCTGCGTTGTCAACAAAAGGCAGATGAGGTGGGCGTGCCCCTGTCTGTGCAGCTGACTGTTGGGGGGCCGCCATCACATATACACATCTCTGTTTATGAGCCAATTATTACGTACTACAGTAGGCTGGGAAGAGTGATTGTATCCTATGACACACAAGAGAACAGCTGGCATTGTCCCTGCTGTGTAGAAAGACAGCCATGCAAACACAAAGGTGTTGCCAAATGGCATCTCTTTGCCACAAAGAGGGAGCTTTTTCAGAAGGCGAGGTGCCCGGAGACAACCAACCCACCCCGGAACGCCACCGCTGGAAATCCAAGTGAATGTAAAGAAGACGCTTATCCACCAGACGATAAAACTATAGGGAGGATGCTGAACTATCTGCTCACCAATAAAACGCTCCCAGCAGAACTACCTCAGGCTCTCATCGAGCTGTcaagggggggaaaaacacaGGAGAGCTTTCCCAAGCACCTGATCCCGAAGGAAACCAACTGTGCGGAATGTGAATACAGGCTGAGTGACCAACAGCTGATCACGTCAGAGGGGAAGATCCTGACAAGCACGGGCGTGGTGGAAG GGATATCGACGTACAGGAGGTCGTGTCTGAACTGTGGCCTGATGTACAGGTATCAGGAGTGGGAGGATGGCTTCCATAACTTTGACGACCACATACTCCTGTCGCTGCACTTGTGCCTGATATTTAGGAACGCTTTACAG ACAGGTGTGGAGATCAGTAAAATCATCCAAATCATCGAGGCAACAGAGGGGGTGTCCTTTCCACCAGAGGAGAGGGTTCTTCAGGCCTACCTTCACTTCGAGGCCCTTAGCAACCACGACTACACGTATAGTTGTGTATCATGTGGATACAGCCCAGCTGTTGTTGTCATGGATGTTCACAAGAACGGCGTCTTTGATGTGCCGG TGTGCGACCTCCAAAGCGCTCCCGAGGACTACGATGGTCGCGTGGACATTGTCACTTTTTGGGGTGCCGTGGCCACAGAAATGATCAGTCACGGTTTCATTGCGT CTGGTCGGAAGAACCCTTTTGTTGTGCCGCTCAGCTACCACCACTGGTCCCCGTGGATCGGCTCGCACACCAGACGGTCAAATTTAGTCTTGAACACCgagtttgaaaaaaataaactccCCGGCGGTTCAGAGGAAGATGAGCCCGTTGATGAAGAGCGGCTGACTGATGCGCTTGGGAACCTGAAG GTAGAGGAAGTCAGGACACTGTGCGAACAGTGTGGCGTGGATAACCACGGCTCCAAGATGGAGCTCGTGGTCAGGCTGTGGAAGAAGATGTCAAATAGAGCCATCTACAACAAACTGTTGGAGAAGGTGTGGGGGGCCTCCG GTAATTGGGCTGTGATCACGTGTCCATGTGGGATTGTGTATTCGTTGAAATTCAACCTTAGAACAGAGAGTCCGCGTGACTTTGTTGATCTTTTACTATCATGGAAACACTTCCCCAACGTAACGGTCTGTGACTATGCGGGCGCTCTGGCTCTGCACGCCAACCGCAGGCAGCCTGGAATCTTTGGGCTTTTCCAAGGAAGGTTACTGGATCCGACCCCACAGAACATCAAGCAGGTCTCAGACGGCAGCGTTCATGTAAACTTGCCTTGGCTGAAGAGTCCTAAGATGCCGTCTGACACGGACGGCCACCCACTCACTGGGTGCTCGCAGCATTTGTCCTTGAACGGCACGAGCGGGGCCCAAATGGACCTTCTGAGACAGCTGGAGCTCGTGCCCGAGCTGGTGGGTTCTGTCAGCAGCCGGCGTGTGGAGCAGCTGTTTTTGTGGGTGAGAGAAAAGAACAACTCTCTGAAGACGATGACGCCCTCAACGCATTTATTTCTACAAAGAAATCTTCTTCACCACCACAATATGGAAAAGAACAAAAGCGCCGTGGAGCGGTACAGCGAGATTGTGCCTGCGGACGTGGAGATGCAGTGGGACGACCATGGGCGGCTGGTCTTGG GTCATTCCCTTTTTCCTGGGAAGCCAAGCAGACGAAACGGAAAAGTGCATCAGGCTCCAGCCAAGAAGAGCCTCAAGGGT ctgcagtcGCAGATCTTGGATGAGACCGAGAGTCCGGCCGAGCACGTAGCCGTGGCGGGCAACACCAAGCTGACTCGCTCGGGAGTTTTGAGCCAACTCCATCATTCTGCCTGTGCTCGTCCCCGGACACCAGATCCTCTCT ACACTTTGCTCTTATCCTCTCCTCTGGACCCGGGAGGACGCTTGGCGTGA